One Nicotiana sylvestris chromosome 12, ASM39365v2, whole genome shotgun sequence genomic window carries:
- the LOC138884052 gene encoding uncharacterized mitochondrial protein AtMg00810-like, giving the protein MDESKETDTSVATATKLDIDEPGPFVAQKLYRGMVGSLFYLTANRLDIVFSVRLYARSNFNLVGYADADYAGFLMDRKNTSGMTHFLGSCLVSWATKKQNSVDLSTAEAEYVVAASCCVQLLWIKHQVD; this is encoded by the exons ATGGACGAATCAAAGGAAACAGACACTTCCGTTGCAACtgctactaaattagacatagatgaacctggtccATTTGTTgctcagaagttgtataggggtatggtTGGTTCACTTTTTTACCTTACTGCCAACAGACTTGACATAGTTTTTAGTGTAAGGCTTTATGCTC gtagtaatttcaatctagtagggtatgctgatgctgactatgcagggTTCCTTATGGATAGGAAGAACACCTCAGGTATgactcattttcttggttcatgtcttgtatcatgggccactaaaaagcagaattcagtggacttatccactgctgaggctgaatatgttgttgctgcctcttgttgtgtTCAATTGCTGTGGATCAAACATCAG